A single Desulfovibrio piger DNA region contains:
- a CDS encoding type II toxin-antitoxin system RelB/DinJ family antitoxin: protein MPANDYVRARIDPAIKNEAAAVLATMGLTVSDLCRMALARVAHEKRLPFSDDIPNALTRETIEKAERGEEIFHAKDAEDLFRQLGI, encoded by the coding sequence ATGCCTGCCAACGATTATGTTCGCGCCCGCATTGACCCCGCCATCAAGAATGAGGCCGCCGCCGTACTGGCAACCATGGGGCTGACGGTATCCGATCTCTGCCGCATGGCGCTGGCCAGAGTGGCTCATGAAAAGCGCTTGCCTTTCAGCGACGATATTCCCAATGCACTGACCCGTGAAACTATAGAGAAGGCGGAACGGGGAGAGGAAATATTTCACGCCAAGGATGCGGAAGATCTTTTCAGACAGTTGGGGATATAA
- a CDS encoding tyrosine-type recombinase/integrase, translating to MPLTDTHIRSLKPDSKPRKYFDGGGLFLYVPTSGSKLWRMAYRFDGKSKLLSFGEYPSVSLRDARERREDARRLLAKGVDPSEQKREEKKARISAERESFQNIAREWHETRMAEFSEKHQGTVMYRLKTYIFPRIGKMHIAKLETRDIMEVVKPLEQRGNYETSRRVLQIINQVFRYAVITGRAKHNIAADLRGALRPRKTVHRAAVLEPEKVGQLLRDIDAYEGYFPLVCALKLAPLVFTRPTELRAAQWKEFDLESGEWRIPAERMKMRRQHLVPLSRQAMFILRELQKYSGEGKFLFPSIRTEVRPISDATMLNALRRMGYQKHEMSVHGFRSIASTLLNELGYNRDWIERQLAHGEQDEVRAAYNYAEYLPERRKMMQDWADYLDGLRNTQQKRNKEGV from the coding sequence ATGCCTCTTACCGATACCCACATCCGCAGTCTGAAACCCGATTCAAAGCCCCGCAAATATTTCGACGGCGGCGGCCTGTTCCTCTATGTGCCCACCAGCGGCAGCAAGCTCTGGCGGATGGCTTACCGCTTTGACGGCAAGAGCAAACTGCTCAGTTTCGGGGAATACCCCAGCGTCTCGCTCAGGGACGCCAGAGAACGACGCGAGGATGCCCGGCGTCTGCTGGCCAAAGGCGTTGATCCTTCCGAGCAGAAACGGGAAGAAAAGAAGGCCAGAATCTCAGCCGAACGCGAGAGCTTCCAGAATATCGCCAGAGAATGGCATGAAACCCGCATGGCGGAGTTTTCTGAAAAGCATCAGGGAACCGTCATGTACCGGCTGAAAACCTACATCTTTCCACGTATTGGCAAAATGCACATCGCCAAACTGGAAACACGGGATATCATGGAGGTGGTCAAGCCTCTGGAGCAGCGGGGAAACTATGAGACTTCCCGGAGAGTGCTGCAGATCATCAATCAGGTATTCCGCTATGCGGTCATCACGGGCCGGGCAAAGCACAATATCGCAGCCGATCTTCGGGGAGCCTTGAGGCCGAGAAAAACGGTCCATCGCGCGGCGGTGCTGGAACCGGAAAAAGTCGGCCAGCTTTTGCGGGATATCGACGCCTACGAAGGCTATTTTCCTCTGGTCTGTGCCTTGAAGCTGGCTCCGTTGGTTTTCACCCGTCCCACGGAACTGCGGGCTGCCCAATGGAAGGAATTCGACCTTGAGTCCGGGGAATGGCGCATCCCTGCGGAACGCATGAAAATGCGCCGTCAGCATCTTGTGCCCCTGTCCCGGCAGGCAATGTTCATTCTTCGGGAACTTCAAAAATACTCCGGGGAGGGAAAATTCCTTTTTCCCTCCATCCGCACGGAGGTACGGCCCATTTCCGATGCGACCATGCTTAATGCGCTTCGGCGCATGGGCTACCAGAAGCACGAAATGAGCGTGCATGGTTTTCGCTCCATCGCATCCACACTGCTCAACGAACTCGGCTATAACCGGGACTGGATTGAGAGGCAGCTTGCCCACGGGGAGCAGGACGAAGTGCGTGCGGCATACAATTATGCGGAATATCTGCCTGAGCGCCGAAAGATGATGCAGGATTGGGCGGACTATCTGGACGGATTACGCAACACACAGCAGAAAAGAAATAAGGAGGGAGTATGA
- a CDS encoding type II toxin-antitoxin system mRNA interferase toxin, RelE/StbE family, with protein MRNSTFTAQFRRDLRKVEHRGYDMQKLKTIIMLLLNEEPLPKHCRDHALKGEWKPYRELHIEPDWLLVYKVSENECVFYRTGTHADLFSL; from the coding sequence GTGCGTAACTCCACTTTTACCGCTCAGTTTCGCCGTGATCTGAGAAAGGTGGAACATCGCGGCTACGATATGCAAAAGCTGAAAACGATAATCATGCTTTTGCTTAATGAGGAACCACTGCCTAAGCATTGTCGTGACCATGCCCTCAAAGGAGAGTGGAAACCATACCGGGAGTTGCATATAGAGCCGGATTGGCTTCTTGTGTATAAAGTAAGCGAGAATGAGTGCGTTTTTTATCGTACCGGCACCCATGCCGATCTTTTTTCGCTGTAG
- a CDS encoding DotG/IcmE/VirB10 family protein, giving the protein MAITSTEKKRRFILFSLLGLAAAVVIVLASFLLFTPEKPSGTSKMASARTEAVSGQAGGVGSEEYNQKLKEHDAQQANAALQSGASFIPTPIGEKKSVVVKKQDTPPSPPPVAQVRTVPVQTPRTDNAMLKRMMDDLAELDTRLASASVGQGQIAYVREFQDETGQQDSEKKPVAGTLSVAASSRPAVKPGDLLYAIIDVGVNSDVPSAVLATVTSGTYRNARLTGSFQRHDERLVLAFNRIILPSGETIQVESYAVDPTTSEASVASSVDTHFFSRWGGLVASAFLEGLGTAKRYSGAQSTIYGYGNDVTDQMVWNTYSVSDQAWIAAGKVGEKAGKIFERNFDRPPTVRLESGTPVGVLVMNVKDR; this is encoded by the coding sequence ATGGCTATCACCAGCACGGAAAAAAAGCGGCGATTCATACTCTTCAGCCTTCTGGGGCTGGCTGCCGCCGTTGTCATTGTTCTTGCCTCGTTTCTGCTGTTCACGCCGGAAAAGCCGTCCGGCACCTCAAAAATGGCATCTGCAAGAACGGAAGCCGTAAGCGGGCAGGCGGGCGGCGTCGGCTCTGAGGAATACAACCAGAAGTTGAAGGAACACGACGCGCAACAGGCCAACGCGGCGCTTCAAAGCGGTGCGAGTTTCATTCCCACGCCGATAGGAGAAAAGAAGTCCGTTGTCGTCAAGAAGCAGGATACCCCTCCGTCGCCTCCGCCGGTTGCTCAGGTACGCACCGTGCCTGTTCAGACGCCGCGCACGGACAACGCCATGCTCAAAAGGATGATGGATGACCTGGCCGAACTGGACACCAGGCTGGCCAGCGCTTCCGTGGGGCAGGGACAAATCGCCTATGTCCGGGAGTTCCAGGATGAGACCGGCCAGCAGGACTCCGAAAAGAAGCCTGTCGCTGGAACGCTGTCGGTCGCGGCATCCTCCAGACCTGCGGTGAAACCGGGTGACCTGTTGTACGCCATCATAGATGTGGGAGTGAACTCCGATGTTCCGTCCGCCGTGCTGGCGACCGTCACCTCAGGCACATACAGAAATGCCCGCCTCACAGGCTCTTTCCAGCGCCATGACGAACGCCTTGTTCTGGCCTTCAATCGGATCATTCTGCCCTCCGGCGAAACCATCCAGGTGGAATCCTATGCCGTTGATCCCACCACCTCGGAAGCCTCGGTAGCCAGTTCCGTGGACACTCATTTCTTCAGCCGGTGGGGCGGTCTGGTCGCCTCGGCGTTTCTGGAAGGACTGGGTACGGCCAAACGCTACAGCGGTGCCCAGAGTACCATCTACGGCTACGGCAACGACGTAACCGACCAGATGGTCTGGAACACCTACAGCGTCAGCGATCAGGCATGGATTGCCGCCGGAAAGGTCGGCGAAAAGGCCGGAAAAATCTTTGAAAGAAACTTCGACCGACCGCCCACCGTCAGGCTCGAAAGCGGCACTCCCGTGGGCGTTCTGGTCATGAACGTCAAGGACAGGTGA
- a CDS encoding protein MobC, with translation MTITTTQLKEIRQEFAALKPASVTLDGNRTMSVKEAVFALAPTLERMKKRGFGTQEIVERLHEKGIEVKAPTLAKYLSEFRRRKEKKRDTPRPALKKTAASTPSACIRESDRCGGGFVQPDIPDEEL, from the coding sequence ATGACCATCACCACAACACAATTGAAGGAAATCAGACAGGAATTTGCTGCTCTTAAACCCGCTTCCGTCACACTGGACGGGAATCGAACCATGTCCGTAAAGGAAGCAGTCTTTGCTCTGGCACCGACACTGGAGCGTATGAAGAAGCGCGGTTTCGGCACACAGGAGATTGTCGAGCGCCTGCACGAAAAAGGCATTGAAGTGAAGGCTCCGACCCTCGCCAAATACCTGAGCGAGTTCAGACGCCGGAAAGAAAAGAAGAGAGACACACCCCGCCCCGCCTTGAAGAAAACGGCGGCTTCCACGCCCTCTGCCTGCATCCGCGAATCGGACAGATGCGGAGGTGGATTTGTTCAGCCGGACATCCCTGACGAAGAGTTATAA
- the mobV gene encoding MobV family relaxase has protein sequence MDKFKKEAIRGIQSHNRRERESHSNPDIDYDRSAANYELHEAAASNYAEGIQNRIDDLLLVKSVRKDAVRMCGLIVTSDKAFFDRLTPEDTRRFFEESKAFLTEFVGAENVISAMVHMDEKTPHMHFLHVPVTPDGRLNANKIYTRQSLRKLQSELPAYLQSRGFVIERGVEQTPGSVKKHLDTREFKQQQEALKKLIQESEEATRNSRQFISSLEQREEELRKSIEEYERQAEETEKFLQEDSSLPKASLFNYPSVLEKASSIIGELKKALAVKHLVQKQKESLQQEVETLRQKQIRLEAEYTAHRKHNHEEKEVLETQLKKMKRIMAGYREFLLLPEIRPLHIEFVERKRAEQLQRQQEEERQRQTQEARDRERRQAHFARGMRMR, from the coding sequence ATGGACAAATTCAAGAAGGAGGCCATACGCGGCATCCAGAGCCACAACCGGCGGGAGCGGGAGAGCCACAGCAACCCCGATATTGACTACGACAGAAGCGCGGCGAACTACGAGCTGCACGAAGCCGCAGCATCGAACTATGCCGAAGGCATTCAGAATCGTATTGACGACCTCCTGCTGGTCAAATCCGTAAGAAAGGATGCCGTACGCATGTGCGGGCTTATCGTCACTTCGGACAAGGCGTTTTTTGACAGGCTCACGCCGGAGGATACAAGGCGTTTCTTTGAGGAGAGCAAAGCCTTTCTCACGGAGTTTGTGGGCGCGGAGAATGTCATTTCCGCAATGGTCCACATGGATGAAAAGACGCCGCACATGCACTTTCTTCATGTACCGGTGACGCCGGACGGGAGGCTCAACGCCAATAAAATTTATACCCGCCAGAGTCTGCGGAAACTGCAATCCGAGCTTCCCGCCTATCTGCAAAGCCGGGGCTTCGTCATTGAGCGCGGCGTGGAACAGACACCTGGTTCCGTGAAAAAGCATCTGGATACCCGCGAATTCAAGCAGCAACAGGAAGCATTGAAGAAACTGATTCAGGAATCCGAAGAGGCCACACGAAACTCACGACAGTTTATCAGCTCATTGGAACAGCGTGAAGAAGAGTTGAGAAAGAGCATAGAGGAGTATGAACGGCAGGCTGAGGAGACGGAAAAGTTTCTTCAGGAAGATTCCTCTCTACCGAAAGCCTCTCTTTTTAATTATCCGTCCGTGCTTGAGAAAGCCTCATCCATTATTGGAGAGCTGAAAAAGGCGCTTGCCGTCAAACATCTTGTTCAGAAGCAGAAAGAAAGTCTGCAACAGGAAGTGGAAACGTTACGTCAGAAACAGATTCGGCTTGAAGCGGAATACACGGCTCACAGGAAACATAACCATGAGGAAAAAGAGGTGCTGGAAACTCAGTTGAAGAAAATGAAGAGAATCATGGCAGGCTATCGGGAATTTTTGCTTCTGCCGGAAATCCGTCCGCTGCATATCGAGTTCGTGGAGCGCAAGCGTGCCGAACAGCTCCAACGGCAGCAGGAAGAGGAACGGCAGCGGCAGACGCAGGAGGCGCGGGACAGGGAGCGTCGGCAGGCGCACTTCGCCCGTGGCATGAGAATGAGGTAA
- a CDS encoding DotH/IcmK family type IV secretion protein: MKQLISLGILVLLSLPWDAQAETSAAPRTHLSPATMATVHGQSADSASLPEESAQKTPAPSGSDLKKAQEAQALFEESLRQMMPLDKEHIQEYRKRSDQRERALLPVSPDLRTRTVRVTLEPGRAPVKVFTTANIATSLVFHDSTGQPWPITSVTNGGPSSFQVLRPELPEGNLLNVMPIQGYATSTLVVTLENRDIPLVIRLESDSVRAPERKADALVLIQLAHHGPKAAIPLTSTIKETASSAMLSFLDRVPPDDAVRLRSEPDSDAVMAWKYNGKHYVRTTHSLMWPAWTAVVNGAGSTKCYELPVTTRIMLSREGSVQTILLKNTLK, encoded by the coding sequence GTGAAGCAACTGATTTCTTTAGGAATACTGGTTCTGCTTTCGCTGCCGTGGGACGCCCAGGCAGAGACTTCCGCCGCACCTCGGACGCATCTTTCCCCCGCAACGATGGCGACCGTTCACGGGCAATCCGCCGACTCGGCCTCCTTGCCCGAAGAATCGGCACAGAAAACGCCCGCCCCCTCAGGTTCGGACCTGAAAAAGGCCCAGGAGGCGCAGGCGCTTTTTGAGGAAAGCCTGCGGCAGATGATGCCGCTGGATAAGGAACACATACAGGAATACCGGAAACGGTCGGATCAGCGTGAACGAGCGCTTTTGCCCGTTTCCCCCGACCTGCGGACCCGAACGGTGCGCGTCACGCTGGAACCCGGTCGTGCGCCGGTCAAGGTATTTACCACGGCCAACATCGCCACATCGCTGGTTTTTCATGACTCCACAGGTCAGCCGTGGCCCATTACTTCCGTGACCAACGGAGGGCCTTCCTCGTTTCAGGTTCTCCGCCCGGAACTGCCGGAAGGCAATCTGCTCAATGTCATGCCCATACAGGGCTATGCCACGTCAACCCTCGTGGTCACTCTGGAAAATCGGGACATACCGCTGGTCATCAGGCTTGAGTCGGATTCCGTCCGCGCTCCTGAACGCAAAGCCGACGCGCTGGTGCTGATTCAGCTCGCCCACCATGGTCCGAAGGCTGCGATTCCCCTGACCAGCACCATCAAGGAAACCGCCAGCTCCGCCATGCTGTCCTTTCTTGACCGCGTCCCCCCGGATGATGCCGTGCGTCTTCGTTCCGAACCGGATTCGGATGCCGTGATGGCCTGGAAATACAACGGAAAACACTACGTCAGAACCACGCACAGCCTGATGTGGCCGGCATGGACTGCCGTCGTCAACGGGGCAGGCTCCACCAAATGTTACGAGCTGCCCGTCACGACAAGAATCATGCTTTCCCGTGAAGGAAGCGTGCAGACCATCCTTCTGAAAAATACTCTCAAATAA
- a CDS encoding helix-turn-helix domain-containing protein encodes METFAPKGNIFGPILPQFILEKRITLGAKVMYALLCNYASEKDHCWPSHATLASRLSCSISSVKNYLAELVRENLIAIRKEHYRSSVYYLIRPEHNNNADESNSERSERVFTCNKSSSGYINNFNKQKQEKNTPLPPKTTEETPQPTALSAPSVGCGISSEQDFENVWNLYPKKEAKGFARLAWFRLARCGQLPPVSELHAALQHCMAQESWHREQGRFIPQLGNWLRGQRWLDALSSGSPSRRRPDPGVQKAMQEREEQEKRIQERQKAEKERLRPLFRAFAEKFDAPFNEAMAFGIWLHLHSIHSAPAAEDVPADNTRSIVAFLLEYRRKAQERRYTPNAANVQTPISYFHRPELLFGRNSESPAIPTYA; translated from the coding sequence ATGGAGACATTTGCGCCTAAAGGAAACATTTTTGGTCCTATTCTTCCACAATTTATTTTGGAAAAGCGCATCACACTTGGAGCAAAAGTCATGTATGCCTTACTGTGCAACTATGCTTCTGAAAAAGATCATTGTTGGCCTTCCCATGCCACTCTTGCTTCTCGTCTGTCTTGCAGCATCAGCAGTGTAAAAAATTATCTTGCTGAACTTGTGCGTGAAAATCTCATTGCCATACGAAAGGAGCATTACCGCTCTTCTGTGTATTATCTTATAAGACCTGAACATAATAATAACGCTGACGAGTCAAATTCTGAAAGAAGTGAACGAGTTTTTACCTGCAACAAGTCAAGTTCTGGCTACATAAATAATTTTAACAAACAAAAACAAGAAAAAAACACCCCCCTTCCCCCCAAAACGACAGAAGAGACTCCGCAGCCTACGGCTCTCTCTGCGCCTTCGGTGGGGTGTGGGATTTCTTCTGAACAGGATTTTGAAAACGTATGGAATCTCTATCCCAAAAAAGAGGCAAAAGGCTTCGCCCGGCTTGCCTGGTTCCGTCTGGCCCGTTGCGGTCAGCTTCCTCCCGTATCTGAACTTCACGCCGCTCTTCAGCATTGCATGGCTCAGGAAAGCTGGCACCGGGAACAGGGACGATTCATCCCCCAGCTTGGAAACTGGCTTCGCGGGCAGCGATGGCTTGATGCCCTTTCTTCCGGCTCTCCTTCGAGACGGCGGCCTGATCCCGGCGTGCAAAAGGCCATGCAGGAAAGAGAGGAACAAGAAAAACGCATCCAGGAACGGCAGAAAGCAGAAAAAGAAAGACTGCGTCCTCTCTTCCGGGCATTTGCGGAAAAATTTGATGCTCCCTTCAACGAGGCCATGGCTTTCGGCATCTGGCTGCATTTGCACTCCATTCACAGCGCTCCCGCTGCCGAAGATGTTCCTGCGGACAACACCAGGAGCATTGTGGCCTTTCTTCTTGAGTACCGTCGGAAAGCACAGGAACGACGCTATACGCCCAACGCTGCCAACGTGCAGACGCCGATTTCCTATTTTCACCGCCCGGAACTGCTGTTCGGCAGAAATTCTGAATCCCCAGCCATACCGACATACGCATAA
- a CDS encoding DotI/IcmL/TraM family protein, translating into MSMFKKKEKSSLPEAPGQALSMEPHASSPAPDASAVIGGLGWYRTQFHRAMKLALGLSLALMVSLAVIALLLLNQPKPRYFAATPDLRLAPLVPLDQPLLTQSGLLTWVSDTITGAMSLNFLEWREKLEAVRPNFDDDTFKSFLSSLESSGILNMIQEKRLSASSVATGAPVIIASGLVSGKATWRIEFPLIVSYESSQGVESTQRLIATVLVCRASTATTPRGVVIQQVVLKRES; encoded by the coding sequence ATGAGCATGTTCAAAAAAAAGGAAAAATCTTCCCTGCCGGAAGCTCCGGGGCAGGCTCTGAGCATGGAACCTCATGCCTCGTCTCCGGCCCCGGACGCGTCTGCCGTTATCGGAGGTCTCGGCTGGTACAGAACTCAGTTTCATCGCGCCATGAAACTGGCTCTGGGACTGAGCCTGGCGCTGATGGTCAGCCTGGCCGTCATTGCGCTGCTTCTGCTGAATCAGCCGAAACCCCGATATTTCGCCGCCACGCCTGATTTGCGCCTCGCGCCTCTGGTTCCTCTCGACCAGCCGCTGCTTACCCAGAGCGGGCTGCTGACGTGGGTGTCGGACACCATTACCGGGGCCATGTCGCTCAACTTTCTGGAGTGGCGCGAAAAACTGGAAGCCGTCAGACCGAATTTCGACGACGACACGTTCAAATCCTTCCTTTCCTCTCTGGAAAGCTCCGGGATTCTGAACATGATTCAGGAAAAACGGCTTTCCGCCTCGTCCGTTGCCACCGGTGCCCCGGTCATCATCGCCTCCGGGCTGGTCAGCGGGAAGGCCACATGGCGCATCGAGTTTCCCCTGATCGTTTCCTACGAATCAAGCCAGGGGGTGGAAAGCACCCAGCGTCTTATCGCCACTGTTCTTGTCTGCCGTGCCTCCACGGCCACCACCCCGCGCGGGGTGGTGATTCAACAGGTCGTTCTGAAGAGGGAATCCTGA
- a CDS encoding AAA family ATPase: MNNPLQTFRDILTDKGLIPAEIMADGNLHRCPTQTKPHKQNGAYIAHVDTPATLWWCNWENGEQGTFCAEAKQTLSSAEISAWRERQHSIQRQREAEYTERHAEAAQLARQEWNSARRCDANHPYLCSKGITALEGIRQARDGSLLVPVMDAAHNLQSLQRIYPDGTKRFLVGGKVSGGQFIIQGQPEKPVAVCEGFATGTSIHLATGWTVYVAFSANNLARVAKTVKERLPDKTIIICGDNDEAGLRKGEEAAGLANAQLLFPHFTDANGTDFNDLHQIEGIEAVRSQLETALIKQQGLIALDMGEFLSMSIPERGYLLSPVLPVQGIGILYAPRGIGKTFAALSIAVAVASGGAVFNWRAPMPKRTLYVDGEMPATSMQNRLSALVNGMSVPPHTLKNMALITPDLQPCPMPDLSTASGQTMIEPFLKDVNMVVLDNIATLCRTGKENESQSWQTMQAWLLELRRRGMTVLLIHHAGKSGDQRGTSAREDIMDTVISLRRPREYSMAEGARFEVHLTKARGILGDDAKPFEANLITEGNALHWRVRDIEDVELEELKRLLGEGYSIRDCAEEMGKSKSSVHRLKRKLEGLA, translated from the coding sequence ATGAATAATCCCCTGCAAACCTTTCGGGACATCCTGACCGACAAGGGATTGATTCCGGCCGAAATCATGGCGGACGGGAACTTGCATCGTTGTCCTACCCAGACCAAACCGCACAAACAAAACGGTGCATATATCGCGCATGTCGATACCCCTGCGACGCTTTGGTGGTGCAACTGGGAAAACGGAGAACAGGGCACGTTTTGCGCCGAAGCAAAACAGACACTTTCAAGTGCGGAAATATCCGCATGGCGGGAGCGTCAACACTCCATACAGCGGCAACGCGAAGCGGAATATACCGAACGCCATGCTGAAGCGGCTCAACTGGCCAGACAGGAATGGAACTCTGCGCGTAGGTGCGATGCCAACCATCCTTATCTGTGCAGCAAGGGCATTACAGCTTTGGAAGGCATACGGCAGGCACGAGACGGTTCCCTGCTTGTTCCTGTTATGGATGCCGCACACAATCTGCAAAGTCTGCAACGCATCTATCCCGATGGAACAAAACGTTTTCTTGTGGGCGGCAAGGTATCTGGAGGACAATTCATCATTCAGGGGCAGCCGGAAAAGCCTGTTGCCGTTTGTGAGGGGTTTGCTACGGGCACAAGTATCCATCTTGCCACAGGCTGGACGGTTTATGTGGCCTTTTCCGCAAACAATCTCGCGAGAGTGGCCAAGACGGTGAAAGAACGATTGCCGGACAAGACAATCATCATTTGCGGCGACAATGACGAAGCAGGACTCAGGAAGGGGGAAGAGGCAGCCGGACTTGCAAACGCTCAACTTCTGTTTCCCCACTTCACCGACGCCAACGGTACGGATTTTAATGACCTTCACCAGATAGAAGGCATTGAGGCCGTCCGTTCGCAACTGGAAACGGCGCTGATCAAACAGCAAGGTCTTATCGCTCTGGACATGGGCGAATTTCTTTCCATGTCCATACCTGAACGGGGGTATCTTTTATCGCCCGTTCTTCCGGTACAGGGCATAGGCATCCTGTACGCTCCGCGCGGTATAGGCAAGACATTCGCCGCGTTGAGCATCGCCGTTGCGGTGGCTTCCGGCGGAGCCGTGTTCAACTGGCGTGCGCCGATGCCCAAGCGAACGCTGTATGTGGATGGGGAAATGCCCGCCACGTCTATGCAGAACCGTCTTTCCGCTCTTGTCAACGGCATGTCTGTTCCTCCGCATACGTTGAAAAACATGGCGCTCATCACACCGGATCTACAGCCCTGCCCCATGCCGGATTTGTCCACAGCCAGCGGACAGACCATGATTGAGCCGTTTCTGAAAGACGTAAACATGGTTGTGCTGGACAACATTGCAACCTTGTGCCGCACCGGCAAGGAAAACGAGTCTCAGTCCTGGCAGACCATGCAGGCGTGGTTGCTGGAATTACGCCGCAGAGGGATGACCGTCCTGCTTATCCATCATGCCGGAAAATCCGGCGACCAGCGCGGCACCAGCGCCAGAGAAGACATTATGGACACGGTGATCAGTCTGCGCAGGCCCAGGGAATACAGCATGGCCGAAGGCGCACGTTTTGAAGTTCACCTGACCAAGGCGCGGGGCATATTGGGCGATGACGCCAAACCCTTTGAGGCCAACCTGATTACCGAAGGCAATGCCCTGCATTGGCGGGTTCGGGACATTGAAGATGTGGAACTGGAGGAATTGAAAAGGCTGCTCGGCGAGGGATACAGCATTCGTGACTGCGCCGAGGAAATGGGAAAATCAAAATCGTCTGTCCACAGATTGAAAAGAAAACTGGAAGGTCTCGCTTGA
- a CDS encoding helix-turn-helix transcriptional regulator, whose amino-acid sequence MKQHQPSIPAHGLLRLPQVLNMIPISKSAWWEGCRTGRYPKPVKLGPRTTVWRAEDIAVFIESLGRQGENHE is encoded by the coding sequence ATGAAACAGCATCAACCGTCCATCCCCGCTCACGGCCTTTTGCGTCTTCCTCAGGTTCTCAACATGATTCCCATAAGCAAGAGCGCATGGTGGGAAGGGTGTCGCACCGGACGTTATCCCAAACCCGTGAAGCTCGGTCCCAGAACAACAGTCTGGCGGGCGGAGGACATTGCCGTATTTATCGAAAGCCTTGGCCGTCAGGGAGAGAATCATGAATAA